A single region of the Bacillus sp. DX3.1 genome encodes:
- a CDS encoding ABC transporter ATP-binding protein/permease: protein MFQIKNVYKQYKNGFALYNVSMNINKGLNFIVGASGSGKTTLLKIISGMEQDFDGEVLYCGKNIKDLTNNEKSYFYNNIFGFVWQDFNLLEEATVLENVLLSGYLKEAQNKENAEKILKDLKIFNFAQKKVKDLSGGQKQRVAIARELMKNPQVIIADEPTSALDEKNAKITMDILRAISKNRTVIVVTHDTSLISEKDHIFELDKGELFSKSEIQFTKTPTLKMQSRPNLSLKNSLVLAKSNIKNKFGRFVVATLSFMVAAILLLTTVNGAINNESQAEFDKLFDTYGEGMLNITVVDSFTSASGSDGNKDEKPNADVTQKIGGLYEQYVNDERVKFTLFEQSFNNIRIDVDGKEHEVERTGSAPYINKLLAGKMPMGNSNEIVVPESFVKKLGIGNEQVIGKEITFNGSVFNGSVSNGNSGEPILKDVSIKAKIVGVIDTKVVYEYNGKTTDHYINDAFFFSKTALDEMGKQAEINNEQMNFIIRAKTPTDMISIKDELNTKGIVPLGDFERVEDIVRLNAQTTEQTESASLSINLLSVVMVIAIFLITGIMRKREYAIYKISGYNNKHLSLLIFTEIFITTATAILFLLVTSPLINLVTKAEFSVNILSAKMLFTGVLMLMGVAVVAFGVTITTFVKLNVSAVLKTGDR from the coding sequence ATGTTTCAAATTAAAAATGTATACAAGCAGTATAAAAATGGATTTGCTTTATACAATGTTTCAATGAATATCAACAAAGGACTAAACTTTATTGTTGGTGCTTCGGGCAGTGGCAAAACTACACTGCTGAAAATCATTAGCGGTATGGAACAAGACTTTGATGGAGAGGTTCTGTATTGCGGTAAAAATATCAAAGATTTAACGAACAATGAAAAAAGTTATTTTTACAATAACATATTTGGCTTTGTGTGGCAGGATTTTAACTTACTTGAGGAAGCAACCGTTTTAGAAAATGTACTGTTGTCTGGGTATCTAAAAGAGGCACAAAATAAAGAGAATGCGGAAAAAATCCTTAAAGATTTGAAGATTTTTAACTTCGCACAGAAAAAGGTGAAAGATCTTTCGGGTGGTCAAAAGCAGCGTGTTGCCATAGCACGAGAACTTATGAAAAATCCACAGGTCATTATTGCTGATGAACCAACAAGTGCCTTAGACGAAAAAAACGCAAAAATAACAATGGATATTTTAAGAGCTATTTCGAAAAATCGAACGGTTATTGTTGTAACCCATGATACTTCTTTAATTTCTGAAAAGGATCATATATTTGAACTTGATAAGGGCGAGCTTTTTTCAAAGTCAGAAATTCAATTTACAAAAACACCAACACTAAAAATGCAAAGTCGTCCTAATTTATCGCTGAAAAATTCTTTGGTACTTGCAAAATCCAATATAAAAAATAAATTTGGCCGTTTTGTAGTAGCTACTCTCTCTTTTATGGTAGCAGCTATACTGTTGCTTACAACAGTGAATGGAGCAATTAATAACGAGAGTCAAGCGGAGTTTGACAAGTTGTTTGATACTTATGGTGAAGGTATGTTGAACATTACCGTAGTTGATAGTTTTACAAGTGCAAGCGGTTCAGATGGAAATAAGGATGAGAAGCCAAATGCTGATGTAACACAAAAAATTGGAGGGTTATACGAACAATATGTAAATGATGAGCGCGTGAAATTTACCCTGTTTGAACAAAGTTTTAATAATATACGCATCGATGTTGATGGAAAAGAACACGAAGTTGAAAGAACTGGTTCCGCACCTTACATTAATAAATTATTAGCAGGAAAAATGCCTATGGGAAATAGTAATGAGATAGTTGTTCCTGAAAGCTTTGTAAAAAAATTAGGCATTGGGAATGAACAAGTAATTGGAAAAGAAATTACCTTTAATGGTTCGGTCTTTAATGGTTCGGTCTCTAATGGGAACAGTGGAGAACCTATTTTAAAAGACGTATCGATAAAAGCAAAGATTGTTGGTGTAATTGATACAAAGGTAGTATATGAATATAACGGGAAAACGACGGATCATTATATTAATGACGCTTTCTTTTTCAGTAAAACAGCACTTGATGAAATGGGAAAACAGGCGGAAATCAATAATGAACAGATGAATTTTATAATTCGTGCAAAAACTCCAACAGATATGATTTCTATTAAAGATGAGTTAAATACAAAAGGTATTGTTCCTCTTGGAGATTTTGAACGTGTTGAGGACATTGTAAGACTTAATGCACAAACGACCGAACAGACTGAATCTGCAAGCCTTAGCATTAATCTTTTATCAGTTGTGATGGTAATTGCAATCTTTCTTATTACAGGCATTATGAGAAAGAGAGAATATGCAATTTATAAAATCAGCGGTTATAATAACAAGCATTTAAGCTTGCTCATTTTCACTGAAATATTCATTACAACGGCTACGGCAATCCTTTTCTTACTTGTTACCTCCCCCCTCATTAATTTGGTAACTAAAGCCGAGTTTAGTGTTAATATTTTAAGTGCAAAAATGCTGTTCACAGGTGTACTTATGTTAATGGGAGTTGCAGTTGTGGCATTTGGAGTAACGATCACTACTTTTGTAAAACTCAATGTATCTGCTGTACTCAAAACTGGTGATCGATAA
- a CDS encoding MFS transporter, whose product MFSFLKPKIATTKIASDQVQKTYRLFRLQSLLGVFFGYIAYYIVRNNFALSTPYLKEQLNLSATEVGLLSSSMLIAYGISKGLMSSIADKANPKRYMVLGLLLCAMVNIMMGFSTAFWMFAVLVVLNGFFQGMGVGPSFITIANWFPRKERGTVGAIWNISHNIGGGIVAPIVGVSFAMLGSNHWQAANYQVPAAVAIVIAMVILTLIKGSPVSEGLPLLSEIIKDEPDSKMQQRADSKPPVDMNAWQIFRNYVLFNKNAWFVSLVDVFVYMVRFGIISWLPIYLLNVKHFTKEEMSVAFLFFEWAAIPSTLLAGYLSDKLFKGHRMPPAIIAMTLIFICIIGYWQSTSLHWVTIFAAIIGCLIYIPQFLASVQTMEVVPPFAVGSAVGLRGFMSYILGASLGTTLFGVMVDKVGWNGGFYVLLAATVCCIICCILTHRGAKEFNKKQVLQS is encoded by the coding sequence ATGTTCTCATTTTTGAAACCTAAAATCGCTACTACAAAAATAGCATCAGACCAGGTTCAAAAAACCTATAGGCTTTTCCGGCTACAATCTTTATTAGGCGTGTTCTTCGGTTATATAGCTTACTATATAGTACGTAACAATTTTGCCTTATCTACTCCTTATCTGAAGGAACAACTCAATCTTAGTGCTACAGAAGTAGGATTATTAAGCAGTTCCATGCTTATCGCTTATGGAATTAGTAAGGGTTTAATGAGTAGTATAGCAGACAAAGCTAATCCTAAAAGGTATATGGTGCTTGGTTTGCTTCTGTGCGCTATGGTCAATATTATGATGGGCTTCAGCACGGCATTCTGGATGTTTGCAGTTCTCGTTGTTCTCAATGGATTTTTTCAGGGAATGGGAGTTGGACCTAGCTTTATTACTATTGCAAACTGGTTCCCGCGTAAGGAAAGAGGAACTGTCGGTGCCATATGGAATATTTCGCACAATATAGGTGGAGGCATCGTAGCGCCTATCGTTGGTGTCAGTTTTGCTATGTTAGGCTCCAATCACTGGCAAGCAGCAAACTACCAGGTTCCGGCTGCAGTAGCTATTGTTATTGCAATGGTGATACTAACCCTTATTAAAGGCTCACCGGTAAGCGAGGGCTTGCCTCTGTTAAGCGAAATCATCAAGGATGAACCCGATTCGAAAATGCAACAAAGGGCTGATTCCAAACCGCCAGTAGACATGAATGCTTGGCAGATTTTTAGGAATTATGTTTTATTTAACAAAAATGCATGGTTCGTTTCCTTGGTGGATGTTTTTGTTTACATGGTTCGTTTCGGCATTATAAGCTGGTTGCCCATTTATTTGTTGAATGTAAAACATTTCACTAAAGAAGAGATGAGTGTTGCCTTTTTATTCTTTGAATGGGCAGCCATTCCTTCTACTCTTCTAGCCGGTTATCTATCAGACAAGTTATTCAAAGGGCACCGCATGCCGCCAGCAATCATTGCTATGACATTGATATTCATCTGTATCATTGGTTACTGGCAAAGTACATCTTTACATTGGGTCACTATTTTCGCTGCTATTATTGGATGCTTGATTTACATTCCGCAGTTTCTGGCTTCAGTACAAACTATGGAGGTGGTTCCACCTTTCGCCGTTGGTTCTGCAGTTGGTTTGCGAGGTTTTATGAGTTACATTCTAGGTGCATCTTTAGGTACTACCCTCTTTGGTGTAATGGTTGACAAGGTAGGATGGAATGGTGGTTTCTATGTATTACTAGCGGCAACTGTATGTTGCATCATATGCTGCATATTGACCCATCGAGGAGCAAAAGAATTCAACAAAAAACAGGTACTTCAATCCTGA
- a CDS encoding IS6 family transposase: MKKQNLFKWKHYQPDIILLTVRWYLRYNLSFRDLVEMMEERGLFIAHTTIMRWVHQYGPELDERLRCHLKPTNDSWRVDETYVKVKGQWMYLYRSVDSKGNTIDFYLSKTRDHKAAKRFFKKALRSFHVSKPRVITVDKNPAYPMAIEELKKEKKMPVGIQIRQVKYLNNIVEQDHRFIKRRVRSMLGLKSFKTAISILSGVEAMHMMKKGQLVLMDKSVQNQKEFIHKLFGLAS; this comes from the coding sequence ATGAAAAAGCAAAATCTATTCAAGTGGAAACATTATCAACCTGATATTATTTTATTAACCGTAAGATGGTACCTACGGTACAATCTCAGTTTTCGTGATTTAGTCGAAATGATGGAAGAACGCGGGCTATTTATTGCTCATACAACCATCATGCGCTGGGTTCATCAATATGGCCCTGAATTAGATGAGCGATTAAGGTGTCATCTTAAGCCAACCAATGATTCTTGGCGAGTCGATGAGACGTATGTGAAAGTCAAAGGTCAATGGATGTACCTATATCGTTCCGTTGATTCAAAAGGAAATACGATTGATTTTTATTTAAGTAAAACAAGAGATCATAAGGCTGCAAAGCGCTTTTTCAAGAAAGCTTTGCGGTCTTTTCATGTTTCAAAGCCCCGTGTTATCACAGTAGACAAGAACCCAGCCTATCCTATGGCAATTGAAGAGTTGAAGAAAGAGAAAAAGATGCCCGTAGGCATCCAAATAAGGCAGGTAAAATATCTGAATAACATTGTGGAACAAGACCACCGGTTTATTAAAAGACGAGTTCGTTCTATGTTAGGATTAAAGTCATTTAAAACAGCAATCTCTATATTGAGTGGTGTTGAAGCCATGCATATGATGAAAAAAGGGCAACTTGTTTTAATGGACAAATCTGTCCAAAACCAGAAAGAATTTATTCATAAATTGTTTGGCTTAGCTTCATAA
- a CDS encoding IS3 family transposase: MFNLNSYQNEKELIQTIETYIYHYNYKRFQKRLNHRAPIEYRISMAA; encoded by the coding sequence ATGTTTAATCTTAATTCTTATCAAAACGAGAAAGAACTCATTCAAACAATTGAAACCTACATCTATCACTATAATTACAAACGATTTCAAAAAAGACTCAACCATCGAGCTCCAATTGAATATCGAATTTCGATGGCGGCATAG